DNA sequence from the Trichormus variabilis 0441 genome:
GCAGCTACAAATTGATGGAGAAACTATCACTGTTCGCATTCCGCCAGGAGTAAAATCGGGAAGCCGCATTCGAGTCAAAGGCAAAGGACAGATGAGTCCTTTTATTCAGCAACGCGGCGATTTGTATCTGACAATTGAATTATTGCCCCATCCTTTCTTCAAATTTGAGGGCGACAATCTTGCTTGCGAAGTACCTGTCAGCCCAGAGGAAGCTGTACTTGGCGCACAAATAGATGTTCCTACGCCCGATGGCAAGGTAACGATGACGATTCCGGCCGGTGTGGATTCCGGTCAAGCACTCCGACTACGTGGCAAGGGCTGGCGCGATCCAAAAGGTAATCGTACCGCTTTGATCGTGCGGTTAAAAATTGTGACTCCCAAAGATTTGAGTCCCCAAGAAAGAGAGTGCTATGAAAAATTGCGGCAGGTCAGTAGTTTTAATTCCCGTCAAGGCTTAACGGAGGTGCGGTTATGAGTTCTAACCTGAGTTTGTCTTGCGTGGTGTGGTCAGAAACAGGCGATCGCCTCTATAGTTTCGAGCAAGCCGCCTACCTCACCCAAACCTCGGTTTTATTACTAGAACGATTTGTCCGCCTGGGACTAATTGAACCTGTAGGAATCATGCTGCGCCGACAGGATATCTTTCGCGTTGTGCAGATTCAAAGGTTGCACCGCGATCTGAACTTGAATTGGGTCGGAGCAGCAATGGTGCTAGATATGGTAACTGAAATTGACCAACTCAAGGCGCAACTGCGTGCCTACCGTGCTGAATTACAAATTCGTAATTAAGAGCGTTAACAAAATAATTTATTTCTCAGCTAAGGGGCACGATTATGCAACCAACCAATCCCGAGCAATTTACCGAAAAAGCCTGGGAAGCCCTTGTTCGTACTCCCGAAATTGCCAAGCAGTTTCAGCATCAGCAGATTGAGAGCGAACATTTGATGCTAGCGCTACTGGAACAGGAAGGACTCGCCAGTTCTATTTTCAACAAAGCCGGGGTAAATGTTCAAAAACTACACGAGCGCACTATCGACTTCATCAACCGTCAGCCCAAAGTATCGGGGGCTAGCAGTGGTTCGGTATACATCGGACACAGTTTAGAGAGGCTGCTCGATCGCGCCGAACAATACCGCAAAGAGTTTGGTGATGAATATATTTCTATTGAACATTTAATACTTGCCTTTGCCAAAGACGATCGCTTTGGTAAAGGGTTGTTTCAAGAATTTGGACTGGATGAAAAAAAACTCCGCAACATCATTCAACAGATTCGAGGGAGTCAAAAAGTGACAGATCAAAACCCAGAAGTTAAATATGAAGCGCTAGAAAAATACGGACGCAATTTAACCCAATTGGCACGTGAAGGCATACTCGACCCAGTGATTGGACGAGATGAAGAAATTCGCCGCACGATTCAAATCCTTTCTCGTCGGACTAAAAATAATCCCGTGCTGATTGGTGAACCCGGTGTCGGTAAAACAGCAATTGTAGAAGGATTAGCGCAGCGCATTGTCAGTGGTGATGTCCCGGAATCATTGCGCGATCGCAAACTAATAGCTTTAGACATGGGTGCGTTAATTGCCGGAGCCAAATACCGGGGAGAATTTGAAGAACGCCTGAAAGCTGTCTTAAAAGAAATCCAAGAAGCACAGGGACAAATCGTCTTGTTCATTGACGAAATTCACACTGTAGTTGGTGCGGGTGCAACGCAAGGATCGATGGATGCTAGCAACTTGCTCAAGCCGATGCTCGCTCGCGGCGAATTGCGCTGTATTGGTGCCACCACGCTAGATGAATACCGCAAGTACATTGAAAAAGATGCGGCTTTGGAACGTCGTTTTCAGCAGGTGTATGTCGATCAGCCCAGTGTG
Encoded proteins:
- a CDS encoding chaperone modulator CbpM, whose product is MSSNLSLSCVVWSETGDRLYSFEQAAYLTQTSVLLLERFVRLGLIEPVGIMLRRQDIFRVVQIQRLHRDLNLNWVGAAMVLDMVTEIDQLKAQLRAYRAELQIRN